The proteins below are encoded in one region of Styela clava chromosome 4, kaStyClav1.hap1.2, whole genome shotgun sequence:
- the LOC120327102 gene encoding uncharacterized protein LOC120327102, translating to MELVVNISVSLLLVLLAERRPRSALDSRHYKTTMTGKTLRHRKSSNKIVEEQAGDEYAADATSSHNEMERYVKLGHSVYRMQGSKRDPMWVTALEVFGVLLAFSLIYTSYYYYDHLHFHVSKGYAHLGYSSAQHVVGQRYLAGKGTDKNDTLAMQWFRAASDQGHAEASYNLAVGHMHGSQTNLKRGEPEKLLRFAAGKGVKAAHHALNLCARRGCD from the exons atggaattaGTCGTGAACATTTCTGTCTCTCTTCTTCTAGTTCTTCTAGCAGAGAGACGGCCTAGGTCCGCGCTCGACAGTCGACACTATAAGACTACTATGACAGGGAAGACGTTACGGCATCGCAAAAGTTCTAATAAAATTGTCGAGGAACAGGCTGGTGACGAATATGCAGCTGATGCAACATCGTCGCACAATGAAATGGAAAGATATGTTAAACTTGGACATTCTGTGTATCGAATGCAAGGTTCAAAACGAGATCCAATGTGGGTAACTGCACTAGAG GTATTCGGAGTCTTACTGGCGTTTTCTCTCATCTACACGTCCTATTATTATTATGACCATCTCCATTTTCATGTATCAAAGGGATATGCTCATTTAGGATACTCTTCAGCCCAACATGTTGTTGGGCAAAGATATTTAGCTGGAAAGGGAACAGACAAAAATGATACATTAGCCATGCAATGGTTCAG GGCTGCTTCAGACCAAGGACACGCAGAAGCGAGTTATAATTTGGCTGTCGGACATATGCATGGATCCCAAACGAATTTGAAAAGAGG TGAACCTGAAAAGCTTCTTCGATTTGCAGCTGGTAAAGGAGTCAAAGCAGCCCATCATGCATTAAATTTATGTGCAAGAAGAGGATGCGATTGA